CTGGACCAAAGCGGATTCCGAAGAATGGCTCGAAGTCGCGCGCACAGCGCATGAAGTCGGCCTACCCACCAATGCGACAATGCTATATGGACATATCGAAAACCCGCAAGAACGCATCGATCATCTCGTGCGATTGCGCGAATTACAGGACGAAACCAGCGGTTTTTTGACGTATATCCCCCTGTCGTTTCATCCCGAACGCACAGAATTAGAGCATTTGCCCGGCCCGACAGGCATCGCGGATTTAAGAGAAATTGCCGTGGGACGATTGATGCTGGACAATTTCCGGCACATCAAAACATTCTGGATTATGAACACCATTGAAATTTCACAGGTAGCTTTGTGGTACGGTGCAGACGATATCGACGGCACAATTCAGGAATACGAAATTACGCGCCGTTCATATTCAGAGACGCGACAGGTACTCACGCGCAAGCAACTGGTCGAGCGCGTTATAGAATCCGGACGCGACCCCGTCGAGCGGGATAATCTATACAATGTTTTATCGAGCGAGCGAGAAATTTTAGAAGAAACCCCCATCGGAATACCCGGTGAAATACCCGTGATTTCGTGAACTTCCCCATCCAAATGGAAAACGACATGATCGACGACATTATTGAAAAAGTATATAACGACGAGCGCATTTCCACAGATGACGCCATGCGCTTGTTTGCCCATCCCAATATAACCGAATTGGGCTTGTTGGCCGATGTGGTGCGGCGGCGCAAA
This genomic window from Gemmatimonadota bacterium contains:
- a CDS encoding CofH family radical SAM protein, translating into MRLYETSDLNAVGYLANISRERMCGNVAWYVRNQHINYTNVCNKLCRFCSFYVKPKDERGYVLSPEDIQKRVLQYIDLPISEIHMVAGINPKLPYSYYLDIVRAVKDVRPDVAVKAFTAIEWVQIARIAKKPLKDVMTELKAAGVSSIPGGGAEVFSDRVQEDLFWTKADSEEWLEVARTAHEVGLPTNATMLYGHIENPQERIDHLVRLRELQDETSGFLTYIPLSFHPERTELEHLPGPTGIADLREIAVGRLMLDNFRHIKTFWIMNTIEISQVALWYGADDIDGTIQEYEITRRSYSETRQVLTRKQLVERVIESGRDPVERDNLYNVLSSEREILEETPIGIPGEIPVIS